Proteins from a genomic interval of Oreochromis aureus strain Israel breed Guangdong linkage group 6, ZZ_aureus, whole genome shotgun sequence:
- the LOC116310964 gene encoding ATP-dependent RNA helicase DDX39A-like: MSENNLDNELLDYEEDEEPQGVPESGTPANKKEVKGSYVSIHSSGFRDFLLKPELLRAIVDCGFEHPSEVQHECIPQAILGMDILCQAKSGMGKTAVFVLATLQQIEPVDGQVSVLVMCHTRELAFQISKEYERFSKYMPTVKVSVFFGGMAIKKDEEVLKKNCPHIVVGTPGRTLALIRNKTLSVKNIKHFVLDECDKMLEQLDMRRDVQEIFRLTPHEKQVMMFSATLSKEIRPVCRKFMQDPMEVFVDDETKLTLHGLQQYYCKLKDSEKNRKLFDLLDVLEFNQVVIFVKSVARCVALSQLLVEQNFPAIAIHRGMAQEERLSRYQQFKDFQRRILVATNLFGRGMDIERVNIVFNYDMPEDSDTYLHRVARAGRFGTKGLAVTFVSDESDAKTLNEVQDRFEVNVAELPEEIDISSYIEQSR; the protein is encoded by the exons ATGTCAGAGAATAATCTTGATAATGAACTTCTGGATTATGAAGAGGATGAGGAGCCTCAGGGAGTCCCAGAGAGTGGGACCCCAGCAAATAAAAAGGAGGTGAAGGGGTCATATGTATCCATCCACAGCTCGGGATTCAGAGACTTTCTCCTCAAACCAGAGCTGCTCCGGGCCATCGTTGACTGTGGTTTTGAGCATCCCTCAGAAG TTCAACATGAATGCATCCCTCAAGCTATCCTGGGTATGGATATCCTGTGTCAGGCAAAGTCTGGTATGGGAAagacagcagtgtttgtgctagCCACCTTGCAGCAGATAGAACCTGTGGATGGTCAG GTATCTGTCCTCGTGATGTGCCACACACGAGAGTTGGCCTTCCAGATCAGCAAAGAGTACGAGCGCTTCTCCAAGTACATGCCCACTGTCAAGGTGTCAGTGTTCTTTGGTGGCATGGCTATCAAGAAGGACGAGGAAGTCCTGAAAAAGAACTGCCCTCACATTGTTGTAGGAACTCCAGGACGTACACTGGCCCTCATTCGTAACAAGACCCTCAGTGTGAAGAACATCAAACACTTTGTGCTTGATGAGTGTGATAAGATGCTGGAGCAGTTGG ACATGAGACGTGATGTCCAGGAAATCTTCCGACTGACGCCTCATGAGAAGCAAGTTATGATGTTCAGTGCAACTCTGAGCAAGGAGATCCGCCCCGTCTGCCGCAAGTTTATGCAGGAT CCGATGGAAGTGTTTGTGGATGATGAGACCAAGCTCACACTTCATGGTCTACAGCAGTATTACTGCAAGTTGAAGGACAGCGAGAAGAACCGAAAGCTGTTCGATCTGCTCGATGTGCTCGAGTTCAACCAG GTGGTGATCTTTGTGAAGTCTGTAGCTCGCTGTGTTGCTCTGTCCCAGCTACTGGTGGAGCAGAACTTCCCTGCTATAGCCATCCATAGGGGCATGGCGCAGGAAGAGAG GTTATCCCGATATCAGCAGTTCAAAGACTTCCAGCGGCGGATTTTGGTGGCAACCAACCTGTTCGGCCGTGGGATGGACATTGAGCGAGTTAACATTGTCTTCAATTATGACATGCCAGAGGATTCTGACACATACCTTCACAGA GTGGCCCGTGCTGGCAGGTTTGGGACTAAAGGCCTGGCCGTCACCTTTGTGTCAGACGAGAGTGATGCCAAGACCCTGAATGAAGTTCAAGACCGCTTCGAGGTCAATGTAGCAGAGCTACCAGAAGAAATTGATATTTCTTCTTACA TTGAACAGTCCAGATGA